In Glycine max cultivar Williams 82 chromosome 4, Glycine_max_v4.0, whole genome shotgun sequence, the genomic stretch TGGTTTGGATTTTGTGATTTCCAAAAAATTTAACCAAACGAGCTCTAGTGTTGTGAACAAGGCTCATACCTCATGGTTCATCAGCAGGCCCCAAAATTCTGTATCCCTTTCCCCAAATATAGAGGAATTAATAAATTTTCCCTGTGTTTGTTATTATCGAAGTTTACACCAATAGTACATGTATAAGGATTAAGGAAAACTGTGAGcgttaaaataaaacaaatctgGCAGTTGTCTGCaatgttatttttcttatccCTTTTAGCAATTTAGACAGAATGGCGGATATTGATTTTTCgaatcatttattaaaaatattaaattgacaGTATAGTTTTGATTTATCAGAATGTAAATTGGTGAAAATTTAGCTTCATGTTGAGGTGTAACAAGTTCTACCAGATacagtaataaaaataattcataaataagaactccaaatataaagaaaaaaaattatgaagtatgaaaaggtgttttttttataaaaaaaaatattgactagCGGAACAAATCTTTCATTGACAGAATGGCTAGTTTTAATCGATCAAAGTGGTCTGAGGGAATTACTGAACGTATTAGGTGTCGTATGTGCAGTTCATGACAACACTTGTCGAGGTAGTTTTTAGACTATCGTGTGTCTATACTCCGATATAActagtatttaaatttttcaatgtTTGAGAAAGAATGAATAACAATACAATAATCACTTGCAAAGGGACCCAATTACTCAGCACCAATTTGTTTTTACTAACTTCCAAGGACCATAAGTCCATTAGATTGATATCATTTCTCCTGTTATGAATATGATCGAATTGATTACATCTTAACAACTATTGAGCAGAACAAAAGAATCTCATTGTTGAACAGAGGTAGAAGGTATGTCAACTGCACGAGGGGTGGGTGTAGAAGCTTCTGATCTAGACTCGGTGGATGGTAGATTTGGCGTATTTACACGACGAATCTCCTCTATCATTCTCACCACATCAGGCATCTTTGGTCTCTGATCCGGTATTCTTGCAGCACAAGCCATCCCTATTTGTAGCATCCCCACCATTTCTTCCTCTATGTTTGGATACCTCAGCAGCTGTACATCAAACACTTCTGCAGTCCACTCCTCTCTAACCACAGAATTCACCCATCTAACTAAGTGGACAACCTGCTCACCTTCTGTGTTGTTTATGGGGGATTTCCCAGTCAGAAGCTCAAGTAGCAGCACCCCGAAGCTGTACACATCAGATGCATGAGTTGCTTTGCGTGTGTCTGTTACTTCTGGTGCACGGTATCCGGTTGCTCTCATTGCTGGCATGGGTATTGGACTCATCAATGTTGCCAAGCCAATATCAGATATGCATCCATATCCTTGtgagttgaagaagatgttTGAGGCCTTTAGGTTTCCATGAACGAGTTTCCCTCCATGTTGAGCGTGGATGCAAGCAATGCCTCTGGCTGCACCAATTGCAATTCTCAAGCGGCTATCCCAGTCTAAAGAACTTCTGCCTTCCCCTCCTTTGCCTGCATAATGCAACATGCTCACATTAGCCATTTccagaaaattatatatgtgaAGAAAGCCTCCTCATTGGATCCAATTAACTTAGTTAGCATAACTTATAAGAAAGATGCATTAGGAAAACAAATGAATATTAACCAAAATCAACTTATGTGACAGACTGAATTGCTTCCCTGACTTGTGCACTGTTTGGGCAAACTtcttataaaaggaaaataagaaggtaaaatgaatAGAGCTTTTTGTGTAAgctaagttgattttaacttatcaaGAAGTTTGATGCATTTCCAGTTTGTAAGCCTGCCTGTTGAGAAAAATGAGAGAAGCTGAAGATAATTTAATTAGGTAAGAGAAAAGGTTGAACATACCATGTAACAAAGCAGAAACACTGCCTTGTTGATAGTAATCATATACTATGAGTTTCTCCTCCTTTGAATAATAATATGCCCTCACTGCATCCACATTTTCGTGCTTAATTTTCCCCACCACCTCCATCTGCTGTTCAAAATCTCGTTTTCCGACTGTGACCTCCTTCAACCTCTTCACCACTACAGTGGTTGCATCCTCTAGAGCAGCCTTATATGTCATGCCAAAGGTACCCTTTCCAAGAATTTCAGCAGAAGCTCTCAACAAATCCTCTAGATCAAATGCAAGATTGCAACCCTCAAAGAAgacaattttgttgtttttgtcttgaCTTCCAGAAGATTCTGTTTTCAGAGTGGCATGTTTTTTCTGGGATTTCACTGCTTGCACATTAACACCTGCATTCTGATAGCAGCAGACAATCATGAAAACTGCAATCAAGACAAACCCCAGCACACAAGCACCAATGATGATACCCAACAATGCAGGTTCACTGAGTCCTTTTGATTTCTTTGCCGGATAGGCAGCTGGTGGCTCCATAGGAAAAGCTGGAGGGAGTGCATGTGCTGATGTAAGATTGTTACCGGCAAAGGCCGAACTAGGAAATCTAAGAAGGGAATTAGGCACAACCCCACTAAGGTTATTATTGGCTAGATTCAGCTCCCGCAGGCTACGAATATTGAGATCAGGAATCTGACCCGAAAGGGAGTTGTTGGCAAGGACTAATGAGGTGAGATGAGTcagatttgaaattgaaaagggGATGCTCCCATTGAAAGAATTGTTGGACAAATTGACAACACTAAGGTTATTCCAAACTGAAAAATCCAATGGCAACGACCCAGAAAACTTGTTGGATTGGAGATAGAGGCTGGTCAAGTTTTTCAGCTCAGAGAAACCATCAGGGAAAGGGCCACTTATACCATTTGATCTAAGACTAACAACCTCAAGCGCCGAGAGGCGACTGAGGGTGTTGGGAGAGATTGGACCACTCAACCCAGCTCCAGGCAATCGAAGTTCTATGACTCGGGACTCGTCAGAGTTGCAAATCACTCCTCTCCAGCTTTGGCAAACAGAAGTGTTCTCATCCCAGTTGACATGAGGAGAGTGACTCATGTTGTCAAGGAAATCAAGCAAAGCTTGTTTATCTTCCACTGGTTCAGCCACAACACTAACCAACAACACTGCTTCCATCACCAAGGCTGCTGAAAAAATGAACAAGAGGGGCAGCTTCTTGTCCATTTTCCGGCTCCAACAGAGAAGATCAACAGTTCACCACAACTTGGATGTAAAATAATGTCTCTACTCAAGATATTGTTCACCTTTACAAGAAACCAAAGTTTAGAAATAACGAAGGATTAATTAGACAATTAATAAACAGGAGTGTTTTCGTTACATACGCAAACCTGAACCAAAGACAATTGTGTATGGGGCTTGTTTGTATGTGTACCGTGTGCATTTTACTAAGATTATACTAAGTGTCTGTTGAGTCAAAATTAGCAGCTCGTGTTTGACCTTGAAATTAACCTTGTTAACATGTTTTTTGGTTCATCTACTCAATTGGTTTTCCTTAATGACTAGTATAACAAAAACGATGCAAACCTAAACTTGGAAGCTAAAAGTCAGTTAAATAGGCAGCCAATAATAAAATGCTGGTGACCAAGACTTTTTTGACAGCAGACAAATACACCATTATATGGAACCAATCAGAAACATGAATAGCAGAAATATTTTCTATCTGTATAGTGTATGCACAATAAaagcattaaaaatattaaaattttgggtTTGTTctttgctttcattttggaaCTAATCCAAGTGAACACAGATAAAAAGCTAAAAGGCAGAGAGCACTTGACAGTTGACACACTTagcataaagagaaaaaaaatggaatactTACAACTCACTTCTTGATCCCAAAATTCAGCAAACTAGTTAAGACAAAGAGAACAGTGTCCTCCAAAAACATGGTACGAATCTTCAAGAACAAAGAAAGAGTGATGAATTTGGGGGGTTAGCTAGAAAAGCATGAAGTAGGTCCAGGACCATGTCAGACACATGTCCATCTTGTTTCAGAAGCAGTTAGAGGAAGGAAATCTAAACTGGGGTCTTTGCAATGATGGTGTATTGGTAGTGATAGAAGATGAGCTGTATTTGCTTGTGAGAACAGCAGTGCCACATGCAATTGAAGTAAGAGAAACTCATTCTGTAATCATTTAGAAGCCAAAGGTTAGATATTATTTTATGCCGTACAATTAGGAGGGTGCATATGCAAGAGTGCGTTTTAGAGTAATGAAACAACTATTTGGGTGACCAATTTTAGTAACTTATCTCCTTTTaactactatttttttattagtaagacTCAAATGCgagattttaaatcaaatttaatactATTTGAACCAATAATTTATTGGCGTAATGAAGATTTACatgtgtattatatttttatatacacgCTTATATATGCattgttatatattaatttttatatgaattgtAATGAAACAACTATGCACACTAACTCTCACGGATAACCTTCCTAGGGTAAAATAAGGGGAATACCTGCTGGCGTAACGCATTTTACGTACGGATATTGCTAGAATCAATTATAGGATTGTTTGTTAGAAACAATGCAAATTTCAAAggcaaggataaaaaaaatgttagtcacTGATTTCTGAAAAATTCCAATTACCTCCTTTTATTAGTGGAGGAAGAGATCTTCACTGTTCATTTCTACCACTCATTTTCTCTCCCTTGCGTCGTTAAAATCTATAGTTAAGACTTAAGAATATTAAGATTAAGATTTTTCTACAATACGAGAGAGGACAGAAGAATTTCTCCTAACCACTTGAACTTACTTTAAACAGAGAGACCATGTAGTACACTCTAGTATTATATGGTGGAGAGTCATTAAATTCTAACCGACCAAAGAAAAAATACTCGGTCAAAGAATTATCAGGGCTGTATACTTGCTATATATAACTATGCCACTTAAGCAactgtttaaataaatttaatttacaattgATTTTGTTACTAAATGGTAATgatatgaaataaattgaaGTAATGAAAAAATCTCTTCAAGGCAAGTGCTACAAATAAGTATACTATATATAAAGTAAAGtatttattgaaaaagaaatcaGGTATTTTATcgaaaacagaaaatatatttatttatttcttaagtagtgctatgttttttaataatatttttatgttaacccttctgatactttaaaaaaaactattgaaggaaaaattaaattaaattaatatgtaaaaacATAATGCTTTATTTAGTAAGAGAACTAGTAAATGAATATTATAAGAagaatcataaatatttttcactcattatttcttttcatttatcatttaaaattatagcatataaattaagaatttaatcaatattcttatttataacaagataatttatgttttcttaatgtattttttatttctctttttattatgataacaaTATTCGTTACACCATTGTTTATCTTTATTTCTTGATAAGTATATGgcatgattaaaaatatagtagtaattaatgttattttaaaataacaaatagaaaaaaaaatgtttcaaagcAATAGACAAAAACGAACGGTGGACCAAAGTAATTGAATGTATTTAATAGGATATATTAAatactctttaaaaaataattcctttaattttgttagCGCACTTCTAGTACTGGTATTGATATAAGAAATTCTCACCTCAagtaacttaattaattttctattcaataaatatttttattaataagttaCTTAgttcataaatattatatttctctTGTATTTAATGCAAAGTTAAACAAGGTTACTTGTATAAATAACTGTCTCCAATTTTAAGCAACACTCAAAATCATACGTGacatatcaaaataatcttttttttaaacaactCATTAAATAActctcattatatatatatactcttatAGGCGTGAAATATTCATACACTTTATTGATGACTTACAATCTAGTAAGAAACCTAGCTGATTACTTAGAGAGCTTGCTCTCttaatcatattattttctaattataaaattcaaattgagaCCTAATTACTTAATAATAGATCCAGTCCTTTAATTATCTTATAttagaatattatatatttataaatctatatgtatgatttttaaaatacattaacaatattttgacaattgttattattaatatcagttttcaaaaatgaatttttttaatccttatttgaATTACAAATTGTTTTAGATAAATTAGTTATACGGGGTATTATTTATTGAGAGTGGAATATTAAAACTATTTAACTATAATGTAAATTGATTAATTGTACTATTACTCTTCCCAAAAATTCCACCGACACAATGCTGTTACAAGGTATTATATATGTgcagtaaaaatattattattattattattatcatcaccaAACAAAACATAAGAACGTTGATATTCGGTAGTTGGATATTGACAGCATGGTACATGATGTTGAGCAGGCCATGGAAGAAAGAGGGTTTATTCCACATTTCTATTGTCATATGTGCAGCACCTCGCTGTCAAGACCAATTTATTCATGCACATTTCCTATACATGTAACATCGCTTTAGACAAATTACATTTACTATCACCAATGGCAGCCGTTGACCTATTGTATCAAACTTATCTATTAAGTCCAAGTGAACAAAATTAAGAGTCAAATATTGCACTTGGAGAGATTATTATTGATACTAAAATgcatataaaaatgtttaattaatctCTATATATTTAGCTACTAAAAGTTTGAGAAAGTCACAATTTTCTTCCACTTCCGTTCATCTCAGTGTACTTCCTTCTGAAGCAGTCACGAAAAATAGAATCTgttattcattaaaattaacgGGTTCACCATTGTGAGTGTTAAGTAAAACATTAACAGCATGTCAGCATAATGGTCATTTGTGAGTTGTTAGAAAGTTAAAAGATAGCTTCCTTTACCTAATAAGCTAAatgaaaagataatatatactaaaaatacttaatatatTGCCTGAATTTTTGTCCTaagttaaatatgaaaatattaaaagtcagcctctatttttttatgacaataTCACTGTTGGCCACATGCTCTCCCCTCCCAATTGCCTAAGgtcaaaataataagaaaaagattaaaataggtTGTCGTTGTAACCACCAAAAATAATAACTAGGCAATAATATTCACgtaattaatcttttaataataaaaataaaaaaaagggtggCCTGGGTAGGCGATGCTGTAGGTAATTGTAGTAATTGATAGTGGCCTCATTACAAGTCAAATAACTTGCATGCATTTattgtaatataatataattggtGACTCGTGGGTGGTGCTTGGGGCCATGACAAATGCATGGGACATGGTACAGGTCAAACGCTGCCCTCCTTATTAATTCTGCACTCTGCAGCATGGTCTTGCATGTATGCCCTTCCCCACGTTCTGTTACCAAGTCAtcacaaaaagaataaaaaactcaaattaaaaaaaaaaagggttccaTGCCATGCCCCGTTCATGCAACAATTAATACGCATTAATTGATTGGTAGGTTAGGAATAAATACAGCTGGTTTACACCAGAGAATGACAAATCACAATAGTATTACGTTAGTCAGCTATATGCCGTGAGCTTagcatcattatatatataataaaaaaggcAGTATAATTTACGCATGTATGCTCGCATAATAAAACACCAGGAATGAGATGAGCAAATAGAGATCATGACATAAGTAAAGCTTTGATGGGAACATTATTCAGAAAATTGTGCAAGACTTTGTTAACGATTAAAAACGTAATTAATCATATCAAGCCCTTCGCATCTTTCCTTCAGAATTTGTATATGCCATTCGACTCTTAATAAgagaagttttatttaatagattttctctctctctctctctctttttaggaTGTTTCTTCCTGCACCCTATAAGTCTCAAACGTCATCTGCTTTTTTtccattctaaaaaaataatccaagATGTAATTTTATTGGAAATTTATGGATTGCAGCAAGTTGcagccttgtttttttttttttttttttgaagttgcAACGAAGGTACGGGTGGAAAACGAGAAGTCCAACAAGATGttgaatagagaaaaaaagaaactagcCCACCAACAACAAACATTACCACTAGTCCACAAAATGGTGCAGGgcttacagttttttttattattgataaatataattttttttttgttgttaatgGGGATTTGAATTTATagtctttttatcttttttttactcttaagttaatcttataatttctaattttttcataatttaaaattaacttaggcataagttaatttgcagaaattttattatatttttaaaagattattttcaaCTTATACAAAGAGGTGAAAATAAACTAGGtgatttcaaaaatcttttagacctaaaaaattaacttatttaaaagattaaataaatatttattgttagtatttaattattataacaaagttactttaatgtattaaaatattagatgtgtttatctttttaaatgttAAGTATGTTGATCTATATGAAATAGTCAAGTTAAAgtttataatttactttattgaatgataaatttatgtcttgtttataagatttattgaaaaatatattttattctctcaTAATATTTTCTCATGAATAttcttaatattaaataaaatagttttattattatccTAGGTacatctgaaaagaaaaataaacaaataatttgtattgaaaaataaatatttttttgtgaaaaaaactCATTCATTGCAATTAACTGTTACCTTATTAGAAAATTTATCGTATATAGttgattttaattacaatttctGATAAGCTTACCAAGTTTTAAGTTAATCGAAAATATTGTTCCACTATACCTgtcttttaaaaatagttaaccTTATGTTCCACTATAAGCTTCaacttattgaaaaaaaaaattagaataaataattacttttatgaGTGTGTAAAGCATTAATAAATTGATTCTTAgattataaaaattcaaattttaatataaaaaaataataaatctaaTCCATCTATTAACGCCTCTTTATTACCATTTATCAACCGTCCACAGGGATGAAATCActacttgtcttttttttttttttttacgtcaCATGTACTTACTTCATACGAGGTAAATCATCTGATGTAATAATGATGTGTCGCTTCATAAATCTTCGCCTCACCGGATCCCACCAGGTTCTATACCACTGGTTAAATATGCGCGAGATATCGCCGAAAGAAACCCGACACAAACACAGAGGGTTGCTAaccaaaaataaagtaaaaaatagaaatcgAAAAACGAGAAAATAcaagagaagataaaaaaaaagagttagtgagaggagaaagaagaaaagataagaaCGAAGATACACCGCAGCATAAACCCTAGCTCGAAAATATCGCGATAAATCGAAAGATTATTCAAATCTGCGATCTCCGTATATCTCTCCGTCATCcttatcctttttctttctttcgccttttaatttgttttaaatgcaATTGATTTTCTGCATATATGAAATGAAATCTAGATTTAATTCACTGTGCAATCGGGAGGAAGatttaattcaatttgtttGGTTCTTTGAAGGATTTGAATATCTTAATGAGTTTTCAAAATGAGTAAAATGAAAGATGATTTGAATTTGATGCTTGACTTCACTTAATGCTTTTGCAAGCAAAGGAAGAGTTACAATATTTGATGGAACACTTTGTCTCTTGAGAAAATTCACTAAAccacataagttttttttattcaagtgCATTGCTTTAATTATGGAATGATCACTGTTGTGCACTTGTGCTTGAATGACTGTGATTCATGTTATAGCGTGTTGTGTTTCTGATGAGATTCTTACTCTATTTTTCTGGTTTGATCTTTTCGTGTAGGTTTTCATATACTTATTCTCCAGTGGCTACGTTACTGCATCCTAAAGTAAGTTGAAGCCTATGTTCCACTATACCTGTCTTTTAAATAAAGCCGATGCTAATTGTATCATTAATGGACCTAGCATGATAGCAGAACACCACATTGCACTGCTTTTGATAATCACAGGAAAATCCCCAATTCAACGGCCAAAACACAGTGGGTGAAACAGCTGCATTGGGCCGCAACAATCCACAATGTGCTTCTTAATCCTCAAAGACTTagtttttcattcttcctcttTATATTGTAGATTTATAGGAATTTTGAAGGGTTAGATATATAGTAAAATGATAACAAGCTAGTGAGGAGGGAGAGGTGGGATTTGGGAGGGAGAAGAACAAGAGACGTAGAATGTTTAAAATGAGTCATTATGAATTATACTTGGtgcaaacataaaataaattcatgctGCAATGGCCATAAGAAGTATCCCAACTGTCACAATCACAGTGGCTGCAATTGTGACCACATTTTCAACCGCAACTGTAATTTGAAACCATGGGACCTAGTATCAACTAATTATTGTTTATATCCTAGGATCCTAATGACTTCATTACCTTCTACATTAATATTCTTCTTAACATACGAGCATCATTTTCTTTAGGGAGTTTagatatcaatttttattttgcattttgtcgatccttatttttaatttgaatatgttAACTTACTCTTGGTTACTCTGATGCAAatgtaataaattaagaaaacccAAAGAACAGCTTATTGAATAATGtgctgattttaattttttttaattgaactcTGGCAGTGGTTCGGGAAAAAGATGTCTGTTGGGAATATGCAGACAAATTAGATGGAAACAAGGTAAGGTGTAAATTTTGTCAAAGAGTTCTGAATGGTGGCATAAGTAGGTTGAAGCATCATTTATCTCGATTCCCTAGTAAAGGGGTAAATCCTTGTAGCAAGGTCAGAGATGATGTTACAGATAGAGTAAGGGGTATAATAGCATCAAAGGAAGAGGTCAAAGAAATCTCCAGTTCAAAGAAGCAAAAAATAGCAGAAGTCAAGTCTCCCAGTAATCTTTCAGCAACTAAAGCTCTTGTATCTTTGGATGTAGCATCCCCTGTCATGAAGATTTTCCCAACTGGCAATCCTATGACCCCTTCCTCTACGAATAACCAAGAGAATGCAGAGAGAAGTATTGCTCTATTCTTTTTTGAGAATAAGCTAGACTTCAGTGTTGCATGATCTTCATCTTATCAGTCAATGATTGATGCCATTGCAAAGTGTGGTCTTGGATTTACTGGTCCGTATGCAGAAATCCTAAAAACAACATGGTTGGAaaggataaaatcagaagaggGATTACAGTCAAAAGATGTTGAGAAAGAGTGGGCCACTACAGGTTGCACCATTATTGCAGACACATGGACAGATTATAAATCAAAGGCCATAATTAATTTCTTAGTCTCATCACCATCCAGGACCTTTTTCCATAAATCTGTGGATGCCTCTGCATATTTCAAGAACACCAAGTGGCTGGCTGATCTTTTTGATTCTGTAATTCAAGAGTTTGGCTCTGAAAATGTTGTGCAAATTATTATGGATGGCTGTGTTAACTACACTGGTATTGCTAATCATATTGTGCAGAGTTATGGAACTATATTTGTATCTCCTTGTGGCTCTCAATGTTTAAACCTAATCTAGGAGGAATTCTCCAAGGTTGATTGGATTAGTAGATGTATTTTACAAGCACAAaccatataaaatttaatatacaatAATGCCTCATTGCTCGATCTTATGAAGAAGTACACTGGAGGCCAAGAACTTATCAGGACTGGAATCACAAAGTCTGTATCCACCTTCCTGTCTTTACAGTCTATGTTGAAATTGAGAACAAGATTGAAGAATATGTTCCACAGCCATGAATATGCCTCAAACACTTCGAATGCAaataaaccacagagtctttCTTGTATTGCTATTGCTGAAGATGGTGATTTCTGGAGGACAGTGGAAGAGTGTGTGGCCATCTCTGAGCCTTTTTTGAAAGTATTGAGAGAAATATCAGAAGGGAAACCAACTGTGGGTTCCATATATGAACTAATGAGCAGGGCCAAAGAATCAATCAGGACACACTACATAATGGATGAGAATAAGTGTAAGAAATTCTTAGATATAGTTGATAAAAAGTGGTGAGACCAACTCCATTCACCTCTACATGCAGCTGCTGCCTTCTTGAACCCCAGTATCCAATACAAtcctgaaataaaatttatttcttctatAAAAGAAGACTTCTTTAATGTACTGGAGAAATTGCTTCCTGTACCAGATATGAGGCGTGACATCACCAATCAAATCTATACTTTTACAAAGGCACATGGAATGTTTGGCTGTAGCCTAGCAAAGGAGGCAAGGAATACAGTTGCACCTTGTAAGTTTTAAAATAGTGTCCCTTGATACATTTTCTCTCTCAGAGAGCCAATTTTGTGATGAAGTTCTTTTTAAGCTACATCTTTCAATCCAACATTAACTTTTGCGAAACTTAATTAGGACTTTTTTCAGTTCATTTTTGGTTAATaagattcttttttgtttcattcaccGGACAACTAGTTAGCATCTGATTTCAGTTGCACTCTAAGAAACTTGGGTTCAGCTGATGTCAATCATGGGAACAGCTCGTCTCATTTGgtttaattgttatttatatgttttttttttcttgggagGGAGGACCACATGAAATTGATATGCATCTGTCCTATGCTTTGTGCTTTTGGTATTCATCATTATTCTTTAGAGTTTAGAGAACAACAGAACAaaaacaacacaacaaaatgTTTCTGACATGTGTATTTTTAGCAAATGCTGGACCATGCTTTGATTCTCGGGCATCATAGCAATTGTATTACTGAAGCAGTGGCAAGGATGCTGATTATTCAGTCTGTTGTTTACCTTGTACAATGGATTTTGAGCATGTTCTAAtaagaatttgatttttgttgtttactatttcctttttttccacTGTTTTATTAGCAAATCTGCTGGTACCATTACACAGTAGGGTTAATTATTCTGCAGACTCATTGCTTATTCGTTGTAGGGCTTTGGTGGGAGCAGTATGGTGACTCTGCTCCGGGGTTGCAATGAGTTGCCATTAGAATATTAAGTCAAGTTTGCAGCACCTTCTCATTTCACAGACAGTGGAGTACCTTTTGGCAAATTCTCTCTGAGAAGCGGAACAAGATTGATAGAGAAACATTTAATGACCTAGTTTATGTAAACTACAATCTCAAGTTAGCTAGGCAGATGAGTGCAAAGTCTACAGAAGTTGATCTGCTTCAATTTGATGATATTGACATGACTGCTGAGTGGGTGGAGGAGAATGAAACTGCAAGTCCAA encodes the following:
- the LOC100813065 gene encoding probable inactive receptor kinase At4g23740; the encoded protein is MDKKLPLLFIFSAALVMEAVLLVSVVAEPVEDKQALLDFLDNMSHSPHVNWDENTSVCQSWRGVICNSDESRVIELRLPGAGLSGPISPNTLSRLSALEVVSLRSNGISGPFPDGFSELKNLTSLYLQSNKFSGSLPLDFSVWNNLSVVNLSNNSFNGSIPFSISNLTHLTSLVLANNSLSGQIPDLNIRSLRELNLANNNLSGVVPNSLLRFPSSAFAGNNLTSAHALPPAFPMEPPAAYPAKKSKGLSEPALLGIIIGACVLGFVLIAVFMIVCCYQNAGVNVQAVKSQKKHATLKTESSGSQDKNNKIVFFEGCNLAFDLEDLLRASAEILGKGTFGMTYKAALEDATTVVVKRLKEVTVGKRDFEQQMEVVGKIKHENVDAVRAYYYSKEEKLIVYDYYQQGSVSALLHGKGGEGRSSLDWDSRLRIAIGAARGIACIHAQHGGKLVHGNLKASNIFFNSQGYGCISDIGLATLMSPIPMPAMRATGYRAPEVTDTRKATHASDVYSFGVLLLELLTGKSPINNTEGEQVVHLVRWVNSVVREEWTAEVFDVQLLRYPNIEEEMVGMLQIGMACAARIPDQRPKMPDVVRMIEEIRRVNTPNLPSTESRSEASTPTPRAVDIPSTSVQQ